A genome region from Methylorubrum populi includes the following:
- the yihA gene encoding ribosome biogenesis GTP-binding protein YihA/YsxC: MTDAETEAPSPELLEAGRLLFAGAADFTAAAPALGALPPMEGVEIAFAGRSNVGKSSLVNALTGRNTLARTSHTPGRTQQLNFFRIGGRLTLVDMPGYGYAAVEKAKVEAWTKLIHAYLKGRSNLARVYVLIDSRHGLKQIDTDLLDGLDKAAVSYQVVLTKGDALKKAEIDRRVAGIQDALAKRPAAYPEVLLTSSRDDRGVAELRASIVRLLQERGA, encoded by the coding sequence ATGACCGACGCCGAGACCGAAGCCCCCTCCCCCGAGCTTCTCGAAGCCGGTCGTCTCCTGTTCGCGGGCGCGGCCGATTTCACCGCCGCCGCCCCGGCCCTCGGCGCGCTGCCGCCGATGGAAGGCGTCGAGATCGCCTTTGCCGGGCGATCGAACGTCGGCAAGTCGAGCCTCGTCAACGCCCTGACCGGGCGCAACACCCTGGCGCGGACCTCGCACACGCCGGGGCGCACCCAGCAGCTCAACTTCTTCCGCATCGGCGGGCGCCTGACGCTGGTCGACATGCCGGGCTACGGCTACGCCGCCGTCGAGAAGGCCAAGGTCGAGGCCTGGACCAAGCTGATCCATGCCTACCTGAAGGGCCGCTCGAACCTCGCCCGCGTCTACGTGCTGATCGATTCCCGCCACGGGCTCAAGCAGATCGACACCGACCTGCTCGACGGGCTCGACAAGGCGGCGGTGTCCTATCAGGTCGTGCTGACCAAGGGCGACGCGCTGAAGAAAGCCGAGATCGACCGGCGCGTCGCCGGCATCCAGGACGCTCTGGCCAAGCGCCCGGCGGCCTATCCCGAGGTGCTGCTGACGTCGAGCCGCGACGACCGCGGCGTGGCGGAGTTGCGCGCCAGCATCGTCCGGCTGCTGCAGGAGCGCGGTGCATGA
- the yidC gene encoding membrane protein insertase YidC: MGNDKTNMFVAIALSLVVLLGWHYFVTGPASERQRQAAAQSQPTQPGTPQTADGIPAPSPREGGPSAPVPGTVPGAAAQGPVSREDALARSARVRIDTPALYGSIALKGARIDDVSLKNYHETVSDESPRIVLLSPTGSANPYYAEFGWVGANAGPLPNGDTVWKADGDLLAPGKPLTLSWDNGQGLVFKRIVAVDDKFMFTVRDEVENGSANAVTLYPYGLVSRWGKPHTQGYYVLHEGLIGVLGGDGLQEYTYDKVGKEPAYSGAATQGKAWTGVTGGWVGITDKYWAAATIPEQDKPYTGAFTERTDGATKVYQTSVRGDAVTVAPNASSATTQRLFAGAKEVNQINAYERELGIKQFDLMIDWGWFWFLTKPMFRALDFFFHLLGNFGVSILLVTLILKIFFLPIANRSYVSMAKMKAVQPEMTSIRERYKDDKMKQQQAMMELYKKEKINPVAGCWPVLIQIPVFFALYKVLFITIEMRHAPFFGWIQDLAAPDPTSIVNLFGLLPFAAPDFIHLGVWPIIMGLTMFVQMKMNPAPPDPVQAQVFTLMPIVFTFMLGSFPAGLVIYWAWNNTLSVIQQYIIMRRNGVKVELWDNLRGMFKRGDKSAAAKG; encoded by the coding sequence ATGGGTAACGACAAGACGAACATGTTCGTCGCCATCGCCTTGTCGCTGGTGGTCCTGCTCGGCTGGCATTACTTCGTCACCGGGCCGGCCAGCGAGCGCCAGCGGCAGGCGGCGGCGCAGAGCCAGCCCACGCAGCCCGGCACGCCGCAGACGGCGGACGGCATCCCGGCCCCGAGCCCGCGCGAGGGCGGCCCGAGCGCACCCGTCCCCGGCACCGTGCCGGGCGCCGCCGCGCAGGGCCCCGTCTCCCGCGAGGACGCACTGGCCCGCTCGGCCCGGGTGCGGATCGACACGCCCGCGCTCTACGGCTCGATCGCGCTGAAAGGCGCGCGCATCGACGACGTGAGCCTGAAGAACTACCATGAGACCGTCAGCGACGAGAGCCCGCGCATCGTGCTGCTCTCGCCGACCGGCAGCGCCAACCCGTACTACGCCGAATTCGGCTGGGTCGGCGCCAATGCCGGCCCGCTGCCCAACGGCGACACCGTGTGGAAGGCCGACGGCGACCTGCTCGCCCCCGGCAAGCCGCTGACACTGTCTTGGGACAACGGCCAGGGCCTCGTCTTCAAGCGCATCGTCGCGGTGGACGACAAGTTCATGTTCACGGTGCGCGACGAGGTCGAGAACGGCTCGGCCAACGCCGTCACGCTCTATCCCTACGGCCTCGTCTCGCGCTGGGGCAAGCCGCACACCCAGGGCTACTACGTGCTGCACGAGGGCCTGATCGGCGTTCTCGGCGGCGACGGCCTGCAGGAATACACCTACGACAAGGTCGGCAAGGAGCCGGCCTACAGCGGGGCCGCCACGCAGGGCAAGGCGTGGACGGGCGTGACCGGCGGCTGGGTCGGCATCACCGACAAGTACTGGGCCGCCGCGACGATCCCCGAGCAGGACAAGCCCTACACCGGCGCCTTCACCGAGCGCACCGACGGCGCGACCAAGGTCTACCAGACCAGCGTCCGGGGCGATGCCGTCACGGTGGCGCCGAACGCGTCGTCGGCCACGACCCAGCGCCTGTTCGCGGGCGCCAAGGAGGTCAACCAGATCAACGCCTACGAGCGCGAGCTCGGCATCAAGCAGTTCGACCTGATGATCGACTGGGGCTGGTTCTGGTTCCTGACCAAGCCGATGTTCCGGGCGCTGGACTTCTTCTTCCACCTGCTGGGCAATTTCGGCGTCTCGATCCTGCTCGTGACGCTGATCCTGAAGATCTTCTTCCTGCCGATCGCCAACCGGTCCTACGTCTCCATGGCCAAGATGAAGGCCGTGCAGCCGGAGATGACCTCCATCCGGGAGCGGTACAAAGACGACAAGATGAAGCAGCAGCAGGCGATGATGGAGCTGTACAAGAAGGAGAAGATCAATCCGGTGGCCGGCTGCTGGCCGGTGCTGATCCAGATCCCGGTCTTCTTCGCGCTCTACAAGGTCCTGTTCATCACCATCGAGATGCGGCACGCGCCCTTCTTCGGCTGGATCCAGGATCTCGCCGCGCCCGATCCGACCAGCATCGTGAACCTGTTCGGCCTGCTGCCGTTCGCCGCGCCCGACTTCATCCATCTGGGCGTGTGGCCGATCATCATGGGGCTGACGATGTTCGTCCAGATGAAGATGAACCCCGCGCCGCCGGATCCGGTCCAGGCGCAGGTGTTCACCTTGATGCCGATCGTGTTCACCTTCATGCTCGGCTCGTTCCCGGCCGGCCTCGTGATCTACTGGGCCTGGAACAACACCCTCTCGGTGATCCAGCAATACATCATCATGCGCCGCAACGGCGTGAAGGTGGAGCTGTGGGACAACCTCAGGGGCATGTTCAAACGCGGCGACAAGAGCGCCGCCGCCAAGGGCTGA